One region of Gilliamella sp. ESL0405 genomic DNA includes:
- the hemC gene encoding hydroxymethylbilane synthase, protein MKIRIATRKSPLALWQANFVKQQLETFHPSLVVELVPMVTQGDVLLESPLSKIGGKGLFVKQLEQAIMNGQADIAVHSIKDIPAVFPQGLTLSTVCQRDEMRDALISNQYQHLDELPHGAVVGTSSLRRQCQLRARYPHLQIKDLRGNVGTRLTKLDNQEYDAIILAAVGLKRLGLQNRIKQYIDTDLILPAVGQGTIGIESRADDKTLSELLTPLEDKKSRICIEAERAMNLALQGGCQVPIACLSQLENDSLTLRGLVGRIDGSEMIKAEITGHSTQAEALGRQLADNLLAQGAKAILAELNGG, encoded by the coding sequence TTGAAAATTCGTATTGCAACCCGTAAAAGCCCATTAGCGCTATGGCAAGCCAATTTTGTTAAACAACAACTTGAAACATTTCACCCCTCTTTGGTTGTCGAATTGGTACCAATGGTCACTCAAGGTGATGTATTGTTAGAAAGCCCACTGTCAAAAATTGGCGGTAAAGGGCTATTTGTGAAGCAACTTGAACAAGCCATTATGAATGGCCAAGCAGATATTGCCGTGCATTCAATCAAAGATATTCCGGCTGTATTTCCGCAGGGTTTAACCCTATCGACTGTTTGTCAACGTGATGAGATGCGCGATGCTTTGATTTCTAACCAGTATCAACATCTTGATGAACTCCCTCATGGCGCAGTCGTCGGCACCTCTAGCTTACGTCGCCAATGTCAATTGCGGGCGAGATATCCGCATTTACAAATTAAAGATCTGCGAGGCAATGTCGGTACACGATTAACTAAATTGGATAATCAAGAGTATGATGCCATTATTTTAGCGGCAGTCGGGTTGAAACGGTTAGGTCTGCAAAATCGAATTAAACAATATATTGATACCGATCTCATCTTACCGGCAGTTGGGCAAGGAACAATTGGTATTGAGAGCCGAGCCGATGATAAAACGCTATCCGAACTGCTAACGCCACTGGAGGATAAAAAAAGCCGAATTTGTATTGAGGCAGAACGAGCCATGAATCTTGCACTTCAAGGTGGTTGCCAAGTGCCGATTGCCTGTTTGAGCCAACTAGAGAATGATAGTTTAACCCTCCGTGGTTTGGTAGGCCGAATAGACGGCAGCGAAATGATCAAAGCCGAAATTACCGGTCATTCCACTCAAGCTGAAGCATTAGGACGCCAATTAGCCGATAACTTATTAGCGCAAGGTGCTAAAGCAATATTAGCGGAATTAAATGGCGGATGA
- the purB gene encoding adenylosuccinate lyase: MELSALTALSPIDGRYGDKTTELRTIFSEYGLLKYRVQVEVRWLQMLASQADIAEVPALSQLAMTHLNQIVEQFNLQDAQRIKEIEKTTNHDVKAVEYFLKEKVMTNEELHAINEFIHFACTSEDINNLSYALMLKTARETVLIPYWKKLIDSITAQAKAYRDLPLLSRTHGQPATPSTIGKEFANVAYRLQRQLKQLESVDILGKINGATGNYNAHMVAYPQVNWHQLSESFVNSLGLKWNPYTTQIEPHDYIAEFFDCVARFNTILIDFDRDVWGYISLNHFKQKTVAGEIGSSTMPHKVNPIDFENSEGNLGIANAIMSHLGSKLPISRWQRDLTDSTVLRNLGVGIGYAIIAYQSTLKGLNKLEVNHEFLLEELNRNWEVLAEPIQTVMRRYGIEKPYEKLKELTRGKRVDAQGMQQFIESLDIPEAEKARLKQLTPANYIGYAVNFVDNLS; this comes from the coding sequence ATGGAATTATCTGCACTTACTGCCCTTTCACCGATAGACGGGCGATATGGTGATAAAACAACCGAATTACGCACCATTTTTAGTGAATACGGATTATTAAAGTACCGTGTACAAGTCGAAGTTCGTTGGTTACAAATGTTAGCCTCACAAGCAGATATCGCCGAGGTTCCGGCCTTAAGTCAACTAGCCATGACGCATCTAAATCAAATTGTTGAACAGTTCAACTTACAAGATGCGCAGCGAATTAAAGAAATAGAAAAAACCACCAATCACGATGTAAAAGCCGTTGAGTATTTCTTAAAAGAAAAAGTCATGACCAATGAAGAGCTACATGCCATTAATGAGTTTATCCATTTTGCTTGTACCTCAGAAGATATTAATAACTTATCTTATGCATTGATGCTAAAAACAGCCAGAGAAACAGTATTAATCCCCTATTGGAAAAAACTGATTGATAGCATAACCGCACAAGCGAAAGCTTACCGTGATTTACCGCTACTATCACGCACCCACGGTCAACCGGCCACCCCGTCAACAATTGGCAAAGAGTTTGCCAATGTAGCGTACCGTTTGCAACGCCAACTAAAACAACTTGAATCAGTTGATATCCTGGGCAAAATAAACGGCGCAACCGGTAACTACAATGCGCACATGGTTGCTTATCCGCAAGTTAATTGGCATCAATTAAGTGAATCATTTGTCAATTCTTTAGGATTAAAGTGGAATCCTTACACCACCCAAATCGAACCGCATGATTATATCGCGGAGTTTTTTGATTGTGTTGCTCGCTTTAATACGATTTTAATTGACTTCGATCGGGATGTTTGGGGTTATATCTCACTCAACCATTTTAAACAAAAAACCGTAGCCGGCGAAATTGGCTCTTCTACCATGCCTCATAAAGTGAATCCGATTGATTTTGAAAACTCAGAAGGTAATTTAGGTATTGCTAATGCAATAATGAGCCATTTAGGAAGCAAATTACCGATCTCTCGTTGGCAACGAGATTTGACCGATTCAACCGTATTACGTAATTTAGGCGTGGGCATTGGCTATGCCATTATTGCTTATCAATCGACCTTAAAAGGCTTAAATAAGCTTGAAGTCAATCACGAGTTTCTGCTTGAAGAGCTTAATCGTAACTGGGAAGTATTAGCTGAGCCGATTCAAACTGTTATGCGCCGTTATGGTATCGAAAAACCTTACGAAAAATTAAAAGAGCTCACTCGAGGTAAACGAGTTGATGCGCAAGGCATGCAACAATTTATCGAATCGTTAGATATACCGGAAGCAGAAAAAGCCCGTCTTAAGCAGTTAACACCGGCTAACTATATTGGTTATGCCGTTAATTTTGTTGATAACTTATCATAA
- the hflD gene encoding high frequency lysogenization protein HflD, protein MNNKYHHIAMALAGVTQSAILIPQLANTGICSNELYQRSIKSIFNTSPLTTDDVYDGIKNIRTGLHTLVQLLTSGQKEQVEIIRYLFGSLSVTNKLLKNSEALNKIDQRLTRISGLYQNNMDFETIESHIDDLSYSLAGIYSDIISPLSTKIKVVGKAEFLQNSLVQAKVRTSLLGCVRSAILWYQVGGSRLQILFCRKRICVAAQELLQQINQND, encoded by the coding sequence GTGAATAACAAGTATCATCATATCGCAATGGCTTTAGCCGGGGTTACCCAAAGTGCAATTTTAATTCCACAATTAGCTAATACAGGTATTTGTAGTAATGAACTTTATCAACGATCAATTAAAAGCATATTTAATACTTCGCCTTTAACCACCGATGATGTTTATGATGGTATAAAAAATATTCGAACAGGTTTACACACTCTGGTACAACTTTTGACGTCCGGACAAAAAGAGCAAGTAGAAATTATTCGTTATCTATTTGGCTCGTTGAGTGTAACTAATAAATTACTAAAAAATAGTGAAGCGCTAAATAAAATTGATCAGCGTTTAACACGCATTTCAGGGCTTTACCAAAACAATATGGACTTTGAAACCATTGAAAGCCACATTGATGATTTGTCTTACTCATTAGCCGGAATCTATTCAGACATTATCAGCCCTTTATCAACCAAAATAAAAGTAGTAGGTAAAGCTGAATTTTTACAAAATTCACTGGTTCAGGCTAAAGTAAGAACTTCACTGCTAGGCTGCGTGCGTTCAGCTATTTTATGGTATCAAGTTGGTGGCAGTCGTCTGCAAATTCTTTTTTGTCGAAAACGAATTTGTGTTGCGGCTCAGGAATTATTACAACAGATTAATCAAAACGATTAA